A DNA window from Mastomys coucha isolate ucsf_1 unplaced genomic scaffold, UCSF_Mcou_1 pScaffold21, whole genome shotgun sequence contains the following coding sequences:
- the Relb gene encoding transcription factor RelB isoform X4, which translates to MPTAIPGHHRAAKAAWHALPLRVRGPLGRQHPRGEQHGSQQDPARHRASRLWRAAGGGGDSMPGVEGLATPGTPTQPRGERLHGRRLQSAAAASRQPPAQHLCICLYRPENATPHSLSCLPPSFNNLGIQCVRKKEIEAAIERKIQLGIDPYNAGSLKNHQEVDMNVVRICFQASYRDQQGHLHRMDPILSEPVYDKKSTNTSELRICRINKESGPCTGGEELYLLCDKVQKEDISVVFSRASWEGRADFSQADVHRQIAIVFKTPPYEDLEISEPVTVNVFLQRLTDGVCSEPLPFTYLPRDHDSYGVDKKRKRGLPDVLGELSSSDPHGIESKRRKKKPVFLDHFLPGHSTGLFLPPSALQPADTDFFPGTISLPGLEPPGGPDLLDDGFVYDPSAPTLFTMLDLLPPAPPLASAVVGSGGAGATVVESPGPEPLSLDSFAPPGPGDVGTASLVGSNMFPNQYREAAFGGGLLSPGPDAT; encoded by the exons ATGCCCACGGCCATACCTGGTCATCACAGAGCAGCCAAAGCAGCGTGGCATGCGCTTCCGCTACGAGTGCGAGGGCCGCTCGGCCGGCAGCATCCTCGGGGAGAGCAGCACGGAAGCCAGCAAGACCCTGCCCGCCATCGAG CTTCGAGACTGTGGCGGGCTGCGGGAGGTGGAGGTGACAGCATGCCTGGTGTGGAAGGACTGGCCACACCGGGTACACCCACACAGCCTCGTGGGGAAAGACTGCACGGACGGCGTCTGCAGAGTGCGGCTGCGGCCTCACGTCAGCCCCCGGCACAG CATCTGTGCATCTGTCTGTACCGTCCAGAGAATGCCACCCCTCACAGCCTATCCTGTCTCCCACCCAGCTTTAACAACTTGGGCATCCAGTGTGTtaggaagaaggaaattgaagctGCCATTGAGCGGAAGATCCAGCTGGGAATTGACCCCTACAATG CTGGCTCCCTGAAGAACCATCAGGAGGTTGATATGAATGTTGTCAGGATCTGCTTCCAGGCCTCCTATCGAGACCAGCAGGGACATTTGCACCGCATGGACCCCATTCTCTCTGAGCCTGTCTACGACAAGA AGTCCACCAACACATCCGAGCTGCGGATTTGCCGAATCAACAAGGAGAGTGGGCCATGCACGGGTGGTGAGGAGCTGTACTTGCTATGTGACAAGGTGCAAAAAG AGGACATATCCGTGGTGTTCAGCAGAGCTTCTTGGGAAGGTCGTGCCGACTTCTCTCAAGCTGATGTGCACCGGCAGATTGCCATTGTGTTCAAAACGCCACCCTACGAGGACCTGGAGATCTCAGAGCCTGTGACTGTCAATGTCTTCTTGCAGCGGCTCACGGATGGGGTGTGCAGCGAGCCACTGCCCTTCACGTACCTGCCTCGGGATCATG ACAGTTACGGTGTGGACAAGAAGCGAAAGCGGGGACTGCCTGACGTCCTTGGAGAGCTGAGCAGCTCCG ATCCACATGGAATTGAAAGCAAACGACGGAAAAAGAAACCGGTGTTCTTGGACCACTTCTTGCCTGGCCACAGCACAG GCCTGTTTCTCCCGCCATCAGCTCTGCAGCCGGCAGACACTGATTTCTTCCCTGGTACCATATCCCTTCCGGGGTTGGAGCCTCCTGGTGGGCCTGATCTCCTGGACGATGGTTTTGTCTACGATCCTTCTGCCCCCACGCTCTTCACTATGTTGGACCTGCTGCCCCCAGCACCACCACTTGCCAGTGCTGTGGTGGGTAGCGGGGGTGCAGGGGCCACCGTTGTGGAGTCTCCTGGCCCAGAGCCCTTGTCGCTGGACTCTTTTGCACCTCCGGGCCCCGGGGATGTTGGTACCGCCAGCCTTGTGGGCAGCAACATGTTTCCCAACCAGTACCGAGAGGCAGCCTTCGGGGGTGGCCTCCTATCCCCAGGGCCTGATGCCACGTag
- the Relb gene encoding transcription factor RelB isoform X1, producing MPSRRAARESAPELGALGSSDLSSLSLTVSRTTDELEIIDEYIKENGFGLDGAQLSEMPRLVPRGPASLSSVTLGPTAPPPPAGPSWSCTLGRLVSPGPCPRPYLVITEQPKQRGMRFRYECEGRSAGSILGESSTEASKTLPAIELRDCGGLREVEVTACLVWKDWPHRVHPHSLVGKDCTDGVCRVRLRPHVSPRHSFNNLGIQCVRKKEIEAAIERKIQLGIDPYNAGSLKNHQEVDMNVVRICFQASYRDQQGHLHRMDPILSEPVYDKKSTNTSELRICRINKESGPCTGGEELYLLCDKVQKEDISVVFSRASWEGRADFSQADVHRQIAIVFKTPPYEDLEISEPVTVNVFLQRLTDGVCSEPLPFTYLPRDHDSYGVDKKRKRGLPDVLGELSSSDPHGIESKRRKKKPVFLDHFLPGHSTGLFLPPSALQPADTDFFPGTISLPGLEPPGGPDLLDDGFVYDPSAPTLFTMLDLLPPAPPLASAVVGSGGAGATVVESPGPEPLSLDSFAPPGPGDVGTASLVGSNMFPNQYREAAFGGGLLSPGPDAT from the exons AAATCATCGACGAATACATTAAGGAGAACGGCTTTGGCCTGGACGGGGCACAGCTGAGTGAGATGCCGCGCCTGGTGCCCCGCGGGCCTGCCTCACTGAGCAGCGTCACGCTGGGCCCAACTGCACCACCGCCTCCGGCCGGGCCGTCCTGGAGCTGCACACTGGGCAGGCTGGTGTCACCAGGCCCATGCCCACGGCCATACCTGGTCATCACAGAGCAGCCAAAGCAGCGTGGCATGCGCTTCCGCTACGAGTGCGAGGGCCGCTCGGCCGGCAGCATCCTCGGGGAGAGCAGCACGGAAGCCAGCAAGACCCTGCCCGCCATCGAG CTTCGAGACTGTGGCGGGCTGCGGGAGGTGGAGGTGACAGCATGCCTGGTGTGGAAGGACTGGCCACACCGGGTACACCCACACAGCCTCGTGGGGAAAGACTGCACGGACGGCGTCTGCAGAGTGCGGCTGCGGCCTCACGTCAGCCCCCGGCACAG CTTTAACAACTTGGGCATCCAGTGTGTtaggaagaaggaaattgaagctGCCATTGAGCGGAAGATCCAGCTGGGAATTGACCCCTACAATG CTGGCTCCCTGAAGAACCATCAGGAGGTTGATATGAATGTTGTCAGGATCTGCTTCCAGGCCTCCTATCGAGACCAGCAGGGACATTTGCACCGCATGGACCCCATTCTCTCTGAGCCTGTCTACGACAAGA AGTCCACCAACACATCCGAGCTGCGGATTTGCCGAATCAACAAGGAGAGTGGGCCATGCACGGGTGGTGAGGAGCTGTACTTGCTATGTGACAAGGTGCAAAAAG AGGACATATCCGTGGTGTTCAGCAGAGCTTCTTGGGAAGGTCGTGCCGACTTCTCTCAAGCTGATGTGCACCGGCAGATTGCCATTGTGTTCAAAACGCCACCCTACGAGGACCTGGAGATCTCAGAGCCTGTGACTGTCAATGTCTTCTTGCAGCGGCTCACGGATGGGGTGTGCAGCGAGCCACTGCCCTTCACGTACCTGCCTCGGGATCATG ACAGTTACGGTGTGGACAAGAAGCGAAAGCGGGGACTGCCTGACGTCCTTGGAGAGCTGAGCAGCTCCG ATCCACATGGAATTGAAAGCAAACGACGGAAAAAGAAACCGGTGTTCTTGGACCACTTCTTGCCTGGCCACAGCACAG GCCTGTTTCTCCCGCCATCAGCTCTGCAGCCGGCAGACACTGATTTCTTCCCTGGTACCATATCCCTTCCGGGGTTGGAGCCTCCTGGTGGGCCTGATCTCCTGGACGATGGTTTTGTCTACGATCCTTCTGCCCCCACGCTCTTCACTATGTTGGACCTGCTGCCCCCAGCACCACCACTTGCCAGTGCTGTGGTGGGTAGCGGGGGTGCAGGGGCCACCGTTGTGGAGTCTCCTGGCCCAGAGCCCTTGTCGCTGGACTCTTTTGCACCTCCGGGCCCCGGGGATGTTGGTACCGCCAGCCTTGTGGGCAGCAACATGTTTCCCAACCAGTACCGAGAGGCAGCCTTCGGGGGTGGCCTCCTATCCCCAGGGCCTGATGCCACGTag
- the Relb gene encoding transcription factor RelB isoform X2 translates to MPSRRAARESAPELGALGSSDLSSLSLTVSRTTEIIDEYIKENGFGLDGAQLSEMPRLVPRGPASLSSVTLGPTAPPPPAGPSWSCTLGRLVSPGPCPRPYLVITEQPKQRGMRFRYECEGRSAGSILGESSTEASKTLPAIELRDCGGLREVEVTACLVWKDWPHRVHPHSLVGKDCTDGVCRVRLRPHVSPRHSFNNLGIQCVRKKEIEAAIERKIQLGIDPYNAGSLKNHQEVDMNVVRICFQASYRDQQGHLHRMDPILSEPVYDKKSTNTSELRICRINKESGPCTGGEELYLLCDKVQKEDISVVFSRASWEGRADFSQADVHRQIAIVFKTPPYEDLEISEPVTVNVFLQRLTDGVCSEPLPFTYLPRDHDSYGVDKKRKRGLPDVLGELSSSDPHGIESKRRKKKPVFLDHFLPGHSTGLFLPPSALQPADTDFFPGTISLPGLEPPGGPDLLDDGFVYDPSAPTLFTMLDLLPPAPPLASAVVGSGGAGATVVESPGPEPLSLDSFAPPGPGDVGTASLVGSNMFPNQYREAAFGGGLLSPGPDAT, encoded by the exons AAATCATCGACGAATACATTAAGGAGAACGGCTTTGGCCTGGACGGGGCACAGCTGAGTGAGATGCCGCGCCTGGTGCCCCGCGGGCCTGCCTCACTGAGCAGCGTCACGCTGGGCCCAACTGCACCACCGCCTCCGGCCGGGCCGTCCTGGAGCTGCACACTGGGCAGGCTGGTGTCACCAGGCCCATGCCCACGGCCATACCTGGTCATCACAGAGCAGCCAAAGCAGCGTGGCATGCGCTTCCGCTACGAGTGCGAGGGCCGCTCGGCCGGCAGCATCCTCGGGGAGAGCAGCACGGAAGCCAGCAAGACCCTGCCCGCCATCGAG CTTCGAGACTGTGGCGGGCTGCGGGAGGTGGAGGTGACAGCATGCCTGGTGTGGAAGGACTGGCCACACCGGGTACACCCACACAGCCTCGTGGGGAAAGACTGCACGGACGGCGTCTGCAGAGTGCGGCTGCGGCCTCACGTCAGCCCCCGGCACAG CTTTAACAACTTGGGCATCCAGTGTGTtaggaagaaggaaattgaagctGCCATTGAGCGGAAGATCCAGCTGGGAATTGACCCCTACAATG CTGGCTCCCTGAAGAACCATCAGGAGGTTGATATGAATGTTGTCAGGATCTGCTTCCAGGCCTCCTATCGAGACCAGCAGGGACATTTGCACCGCATGGACCCCATTCTCTCTGAGCCTGTCTACGACAAGA AGTCCACCAACACATCCGAGCTGCGGATTTGCCGAATCAACAAGGAGAGTGGGCCATGCACGGGTGGTGAGGAGCTGTACTTGCTATGTGACAAGGTGCAAAAAG AGGACATATCCGTGGTGTTCAGCAGAGCTTCTTGGGAAGGTCGTGCCGACTTCTCTCAAGCTGATGTGCACCGGCAGATTGCCATTGTGTTCAAAACGCCACCCTACGAGGACCTGGAGATCTCAGAGCCTGTGACTGTCAATGTCTTCTTGCAGCGGCTCACGGATGGGGTGTGCAGCGAGCCACTGCCCTTCACGTACCTGCCTCGGGATCATG ACAGTTACGGTGTGGACAAGAAGCGAAAGCGGGGACTGCCTGACGTCCTTGGAGAGCTGAGCAGCTCCG ATCCACATGGAATTGAAAGCAAACGACGGAAAAAGAAACCGGTGTTCTTGGACCACTTCTTGCCTGGCCACAGCACAG GCCTGTTTCTCCCGCCATCAGCTCTGCAGCCGGCAGACACTGATTTCTTCCCTGGTACCATATCCCTTCCGGGGTTGGAGCCTCCTGGTGGGCCTGATCTCCTGGACGATGGTTTTGTCTACGATCCTTCTGCCCCCACGCTCTTCACTATGTTGGACCTGCTGCCCCCAGCACCACCACTTGCCAGTGCTGTGGTGGGTAGCGGGGGTGCAGGGGCCACCGTTGTGGAGTCTCCTGGCCCAGAGCCCTTGTCGCTGGACTCTTTTGCACCTCCGGGCCCCGGGGATGTTGGTACCGCCAGCCTTGTGGGCAGCAACATGTTTCCCAACCAGTACCGAGAGGCAGCCTTCGGGGGTGGCCTCCTATCCCCAGGGCCTGATGCCACGTag
- the Relb gene encoding transcription factor RelB isoform X3 produces MPRLVPRGPASLSSVTLGPTAPPPPAGPSWSCTLGRLVSPGPCPRPYLVITEQPKQRGMRFRYECEGRSAGSILGESSTEASKTLPAIELRDCGGLREVEVTACLVWKDWPHRVHPHSLVGKDCTDGVCRVRLRPHVSPRHSFNNLGIQCVRKKEIEAAIERKIQLGIDPYNAGSLKNHQEVDMNVVRICFQASYRDQQGHLHRMDPILSEPVYDKKSTNTSELRICRINKESGPCTGGEELYLLCDKVQKEDISVVFSRASWEGRADFSQADVHRQIAIVFKTPPYEDLEISEPVTVNVFLQRLTDGVCSEPLPFTYLPRDHDSYGVDKKRKRGLPDVLGELSSSDPHGIESKRRKKKPVFLDHFLPGHSTGLFLPPSALQPADTDFFPGTISLPGLEPPGGPDLLDDGFVYDPSAPTLFTMLDLLPPAPPLASAVVGSGGAGATVVESPGPEPLSLDSFAPPGPGDVGTASLVGSNMFPNQYREAAFGGGLLSPGPDAT; encoded by the exons ATGCCGCGCCTGGTGCCCCGCGGGCCTGCCTCACTGAGCAGCGTCACGCTGGGCCCAACTGCACCACCGCCTCCGGCCGGGCCGTCCTGGAGCTGCACACTGGGCAGGCTGGTGTCACCAGGCCCATGCCCACGGCCATACCTGGTCATCACAGAGCAGCCAAAGCAGCGTGGCATGCGCTTCCGCTACGAGTGCGAGGGCCGCTCGGCCGGCAGCATCCTCGGGGAGAGCAGCACGGAAGCCAGCAAGACCCTGCCCGCCATCGAG CTTCGAGACTGTGGCGGGCTGCGGGAGGTGGAGGTGACAGCATGCCTGGTGTGGAAGGACTGGCCACACCGGGTACACCCACACAGCCTCGTGGGGAAAGACTGCACGGACGGCGTCTGCAGAGTGCGGCTGCGGCCTCACGTCAGCCCCCGGCACAG CTTTAACAACTTGGGCATCCAGTGTGTtaggaagaaggaaattgaagctGCCATTGAGCGGAAGATCCAGCTGGGAATTGACCCCTACAATG CTGGCTCCCTGAAGAACCATCAGGAGGTTGATATGAATGTTGTCAGGATCTGCTTCCAGGCCTCCTATCGAGACCAGCAGGGACATTTGCACCGCATGGACCCCATTCTCTCTGAGCCTGTCTACGACAAGA AGTCCACCAACACATCCGAGCTGCGGATTTGCCGAATCAACAAGGAGAGTGGGCCATGCACGGGTGGTGAGGAGCTGTACTTGCTATGTGACAAGGTGCAAAAAG AGGACATATCCGTGGTGTTCAGCAGAGCTTCTTGGGAAGGTCGTGCCGACTTCTCTCAAGCTGATGTGCACCGGCAGATTGCCATTGTGTTCAAAACGCCACCCTACGAGGACCTGGAGATCTCAGAGCCTGTGACTGTCAATGTCTTCTTGCAGCGGCTCACGGATGGGGTGTGCAGCGAGCCACTGCCCTTCACGTACCTGCCTCGGGATCATG ACAGTTACGGTGTGGACAAGAAGCGAAAGCGGGGACTGCCTGACGTCCTTGGAGAGCTGAGCAGCTCCG ATCCACATGGAATTGAAAGCAAACGACGGAAAAAGAAACCGGTGTTCTTGGACCACTTCTTGCCTGGCCACAGCACAG GCCTGTTTCTCCCGCCATCAGCTCTGCAGCCGGCAGACACTGATTTCTTCCCTGGTACCATATCCCTTCCGGGGTTGGAGCCTCCTGGTGGGCCTGATCTCCTGGACGATGGTTTTGTCTACGATCCTTCTGCCCCCACGCTCTTCACTATGTTGGACCTGCTGCCCCCAGCACCACCACTTGCCAGTGCTGTGGTGGGTAGCGGGGGTGCAGGGGCCACCGTTGTGGAGTCTCCTGGCCCAGAGCCCTTGTCGCTGGACTCTTTTGCACCTCCGGGCCCCGGGGATGTTGGTACCGCCAGCCTTGTGGGCAGCAACATGTTTCCCAACCAGTACCGAGAGGCAGCCTTCGGGGGTGGCCTCCTATCCCCAGGGCCTGATGCCACGTag